A part of Streptomyces sp. NBC_01235 genomic DNA contains:
- a CDS encoding beta-ketoacyl synthase N-terminal-like domain-containing protein gives MTARHVPVAIVGMAVLLPGAADLDAYWRNLRDGVDAIGEVPEGRWDAAYYRPGSASDPAVADRVYARRGGFVDGLAEVEVTRFGIMPNSVAGTEPDQLIALHVASAALDDAGGTDRLPDRGRVGVVLGRGGYLTPGLVRLDQRVRTAGQLVHTLGELLPDLTGDQLDRVRAAFTERLGPDSPESAIGLVPNLAASRVANRLDLRGPAYTVDAACASSLVAVDQAVGELASGRCDLMLAGGVHHCHDITLWSVFSQLRALSPSQRIRPFHRDADGILIGEGTGVVVLKRLADAERDGDRVYAVIRGTGVASDGRAAGLVNPDPGGQTQAVRQAWRAAGLDPAEPGSIGLLEAHGTATPAGDGAELTTLAEVFGPGDGEAVLGSVKSMIGHTMPAAGVAGLVKAALAVHHRTLLPTLHCDDPHPALARTRFRTLEKATDWETTAGRPVRRAAVNAFGFGGINAHVVLEEAPGARGTRASAPARPVLEVAEPERVLLLASDSPTRLAALLDAEDDTVRAAGLDPAHPHPDAGPARLGIVDPTAKRLALARRAVAGQRAWHGRSDVWFRPSPLLGAGHGKLAFLFPGLEGDFTPQVDDVAAHFGLPTLSVDGDRTGDVGRHGFGVVAVGRLLDTALRRSGIVPDAVAGHSVGEWTAMAAAGLYGGEEVDAFMAGFDPDSVTVPGLAFGAIGASAERVLAALGEEDRAGAGLVLSHDNAPGQSMVCGPQAAVDDFVRAFRAQGVLSQVLPFRSGFHTPMLQPHLGPIKEAADRFRLHRPHTPVWSGTTAAPFPSDEAGIRSLFLRHLLEPVRFRQLAEALYAAGHRVYVQVGPGQLGSLVGDTLGGHDHLVVAANSPHRTGLAQLRRVATALWAAGAAVAPSLTPVEAAKAQRPSVRLDLGGSLVSLAAQRLTELRAELRTAPARTTSPGGDSPLDALVERSPMAAELSALLRETADTAAALMTTRPATPLPRRQTGPRHSTVRVSPDTMPHLLDHCFFPQRPGWPDVADRWPVVPATTIVQHIMDAAVDAAQEPAPGRVPVAVHGARFEEWLTATPAVDVPVTATPEAPDRLAVSFGPRARATVELATAYPARSPAPWPTDPGTERTPEHTAAQLYDERWMFHGPAFRGVTELTSIGDRHVRGVITTPPAPGALLDNVGQILGYWIMATRTERTVVFPVGMREMRFHGPHPAPGTEVGCLVRITNLTDSFLEADVQLTVGGTVWAELYGWQDRRFDNDPTTRPVERFPELNTLSEARPGGWQLLHERWPDLASRELIMRNSLGGAERAQYAEHAPRGRRQWLLGRIAAKDAVRRWLWDQGEGPVFPAELRVRNDGAGRPYVTGVHGRVLPALDVSLAHCAEAGVAIVRPHTPGPGPGIDIEEVTDRTPQTLAAALGADELALLHGLLEQTGDSEALWFARFWAAKEAVAKAEGTGFGGRPRDFTVFDATPAGDRLTVAGRLERAYVVHCASAANPPRLPDRSYVVAWTTGHTTPKEYDAR, from the coding sequence GTGACGGCCCGTCATGTTCCCGTCGCCATCGTCGGGATGGCGGTGCTGCTGCCGGGCGCGGCCGACCTGGACGCGTACTGGCGGAACCTGCGGGACGGCGTGGACGCGATCGGCGAGGTGCCGGAAGGTCGCTGGGACGCCGCGTACTACCGTCCCGGCAGCGCGTCCGACCCGGCCGTCGCGGACCGGGTGTACGCGCGGCGGGGCGGGTTCGTGGACGGGCTGGCGGAGGTGGAGGTCACCCGGTTCGGGATCATGCCGAACTCGGTGGCCGGCACCGAGCCCGACCAGCTCATCGCCCTGCACGTGGCCTCGGCCGCCCTCGACGACGCGGGCGGCACCGACCGCCTCCCCGACCGCGGGCGCGTCGGCGTCGTCCTCGGCCGGGGCGGCTACCTCACCCCCGGTCTGGTCCGGCTGGACCAGCGGGTCCGCACGGCGGGCCAACTCGTGCACACGCTGGGCGAGTTGCTGCCGGACCTGACAGGCGATCAACTCGACCGGGTACGGGCGGCGTTCACCGAGCGGCTCGGTCCGGACAGTCCCGAGTCGGCGATCGGTCTGGTGCCCAATCTCGCCGCCTCCCGGGTCGCCAACCGGCTGGACCTGCGCGGGCCGGCGTACACCGTGGACGCGGCCTGCGCCTCGTCACTGGTCGCCGTGGACCAGGCGGTGGGCGAACTCGCCTCCGGGCGCTGCGACCTGATGCTCGCCGGGGGCGTCCACCACTGCCACGACATCACGCTGTGGAGCGTCTTCTCCCAGCTGCGCGCCCTCTCCCCGAGCCAGCGCATCCGCCCCTTCCACCGGGACGCCGACGGCATCCTGATCGGTGAGGGGACGGGCGTCGTCGTCCTCAAGCGGCTGGCGGACGCCGAGCGCGACGGCGACCGGGTCTACGCCGTGATCCGGGGCACCGGGGTGGCCAGCGACGGCCGGGCGGCCGGGCTGGTCAACCCCGACCCGGGTGGTCAGACGCAGGCGGTGCGGCAGGCGTGGCGGGCCGCCGGGCTCGACCCGGCCGAGCCCGGCTCGATCGGTCTGCTGGAGGCCCACGGCACCGCGACCCCGGCGGGTGACGGCGCCGAACTGACCACGCTGGCCGAGGTGTTCGGTCCCGGCGACGGTGAAGCGGTCCTGGGGTCGGTCAAGTCGATGATCGGGCACACCATGCCCGCCGCCGGGGTCGCCGGCCTGGTCAAGGCCGCGCTCGCCGTCCACCACCGCACCCTGCTCCCGACACTGCACTGCGACGACCCGCACCCCGCCCTGGCCCGCACCCGCTTCCGCACCCTGGAGAAGGCCACCGACTGGGAGACCACCGCCGGCCGGCCCGTGCGCAGGGCCGCCGTCAACGCGTTCGGGTTCGGCGGGATCAACGCGCACGTGGTGCTGGAGGAGGCGCCGGGCGCCCGCGGGACCCGCGCGAGCGCCCCGGCCCGTCCGGTCCTGGAGGTCGCCGAACCCGAGCGGGTCCTGCTGCTGGCCTCCGATTCCCCGACGCGCCTCGCCGCCCTCCTGGACGCCGAAGACGACACCGTACGGGCCGCCGGACTCGACCCCGCCCACCCGCACCCGGACGCCGGCCCGGCCCGTCTCGGCATCGTCGACCCGACCGCCAAGCGACTCGCCCTGGCCCGCCGCGCGGTCGCGGGGCAACGTGCGTGGCACGGCCGCAGCGACGTCTGGTTCCGGCCGAGCCCCCTGCTGGGCGCCGGCCACGGCAAGCTGGCGTTCCTGTTCCCCGGGCTGGAGGGCGACTTCACTCCCCAGGTCGACGACGTGGCCGCCCACTTCGGCCTGCCCACCCTCTCGGTCGACGGGGACCGCACCGGCGACGTGGGCCGGCACGGCTTCGGTGTCGTCGCCGTCGGTCGTCTCCTCGACACCGCGCTGCGCCGCAGTGGCATCGTGCCGGACGCGGTCGCCGGGCACAGCGTGGGCGAGTGGACGGCGATGGCGGCGGCCGGGCTCTACGGAGGGGAGGAGGTCGACGCGTTCATGGCGGGCTTCGACCCGGACTCGGTGACGGTCCCCGGGCTCGCCTTCGGTGCGATCGGCGCGTCCGCCGAGCGCGTCCTGGCCGCCCTGGGCGAGGAGGACCGGGCCGGGGCGGGCCTCGTGCTCTCGCACGACAACGCGCCCGGCCAGTCGATGGTGTGCGGCCCGCAGGCCGCGGTGGACGACTTCGTGCGGGCCTTCCGCGCCCAAGGCGTCCTCAGCCAGGTGCTGCCGTTCCGGTCGGGCTTCCACACGCCGATGCTCCAGCCCCATCTCGGCCCCATCAAGGAGGCCGCCGACCGGTTCCGGCTGCATCGGCCGCACACCCCGGTCTGGTCGGGGACGACCGCCGCGCCGTTCCCCTCGGACGAGGCGGGGATACGGTCCCTGTTCCTGAGGCACCTGCTGGAACCCGTCCGCTTCCGGCAGTTGGCCGAGGCCCTGTACGCGGCCGGCCACCGGGTGTACGTCCAGGTCGGCCCCGGTCAGCTCGGCTCCCTCGTCGGCGACACCCTGGGCGGCCACGACCACCTGGTCGTCGCGGCCAACTCGCCCCACCGCACGGGACTCGCCCAGCTCCGCCGGGTGGCCACCGCGCTGTGGGCGGCGGGGGCCGCGGTGGCGCCCTCCCTGACGCCCGTCGAGGCCGCGAAGGCCCAACGTCCGTCGGTACGACTGGACTTGGGCGGATCCCTGGTGTCCCTCGCCGCCCAGCGGCTCACCGAACTGCGGGCCGAGTTGCGCACCGCCCCCGCCCGTACGACGAGCCCCGGCGGAGATTCGCCGCTGGACGCCCTCGTCGAACGCTCGCCGATGGCAGCCGAGCTGAGCGCCCTGCTCCGCGAGACGGCGGACACGGCCGCCGCCCTCATGACCACGAGGCCCGCGACTCCCCTGCCCCGACGACAGACCGGCCCCAGGCACAGCACCGTGCGTGTCTCCCCCGACACCATGCCCCACCTCCTGGACCACTGCTTCTTCCCCCAGCGGCCCGGTTGGCCCGACGTCGCCGACCGGTGGCCTGTCGTCCCGGCGACGACGATCGTGCAGCACATCATGGACGCGGCGGTGGACGCGGCTCAGGAGCCGGCCCCCGGCAGGGTGCCGGTCGCCGTGCACGGCGCGCGGTTCGAGGAGTGGCTCACCGCCACCCCCGCCGTCGACGTGCCGGTGACCGCGACCCCCGAGGCCCCGGACCGTCTCGCCGTCTCCTTCGGCCCCCGGGCCCGCGCCACGGTGGAGCTCGCCACGGCGTACCCTGCCCGGTCCCCCGCCCCCTGGCCCACCGACCCCGGCACCGAGCGCACCCCGGAGCACACCGCCGCCCAGCTCTACGACGAGCGCTGGATGTTCCACGGCCCGGCGTTCCGGGGCGTCACCGAGCTCACCTCGATCGGCGACCGCCATGTTCGCGGTGTCATCACGACCCCGCCCGCGCCGGGCGCGCTGCTGGACAACGTCGGCCAGATCCTCGGCTACTGGATCATGGCGACCCGCACGGAACGGACGGTCGTGTTCCCGGTCGGGATGCGGGAGATGCGCTTCCACGGGCCGCATCCGGCGCCGGGGACCGAGGTGGGCTGCCTGGTGCGGATCACGAACCTCACCGACTCGTTCCTGGAGGCCGACGTCCAGCTGACGGTCGGGGGCACGGTGTGGGCGGAGCTGTACGGCTGGCAGGACCGCCGCTTCGACAACGACCCCACGACCCGGCCCGTCGAGCGCTTCCCGGAGCTCAACACCCTGTCCGAGGCCCGGCCGGGCGGCTGGCAGCTGCTGCACGAGCGGTGGCCGGACCTGGCGTCCCGCGAGCTGATCATGCGCAACTCCCTGGGCGGCGCGGAGCGTGCGCAGTACGCGGAGCACGCGCCGCGCGGGCGCCGACAGTGGCTGCTGGGCCGGATCGCGGCCAAGGACGCGGTCCGGCGGTGGCTGTGGGACCAGGGCGAAGGCCCGGTCTTCCCGGCGGAGCTGCGGGTGCGCAACGACGGGGCGGGCCGCCCGTACGTCACCGGCGTGCACGGCCGTGTCCTGCCCGCGCTGGACGTCTCGCTGGCCCACTGCGCGGAGGCGGGCGTCGCAATCGTCCGGCCGCACACGCCGGGCCCGGGCCCCGGGATCGACATCGAGGAGGTCACCGACCGCACCCCGCAGACCCTCGCCGCCGCTCTCGGCGCGGACGAACTCGCTCTGCTGCACGGCCTGTTGGAACAGACCGGGGATTCCGAGGCCCTGTGGTTCGCCCGCTTCTGGGCGGCGAAGGAGGCCGTCGCGAAGGCGGAGGGCACCGGATTCGGCGGCAGGCCACGGGACTTCACGGTGTTCGACGCGACCCCGGCCGGCGACCGGCTGACCGTCGCGGGCCGCCTGGAACGCGCCTACGTCGTGCACTGCGCCTCGGCCGCCAACCCGCCCCGGTTGCCGGACCGTTCGTACGTAGTGGCTTGGACGACGGGACACACGACCCCTAAGGAGTACGACGCCCGATGA
- a CDS encoding acyl carrier protein has protein sequence MTSPTPHTPVTADEESVLADLTGMLARLLEDEYGLDDVEIGMTTTFNRDLELESIDLVTLAGLLQERYGDRVNFAEFLAGMEFDEIIELTVGRLVEYVVTSLKDAGAS, from the coding sequence ATGACTTCCCCCACCCCCCACACCCCCGTCACCGCCGACGAGGAGTCCGTCCTCGCCGACCTCACCGGCATGCTCGCGCGGCTCCTGGAGGACGAGTACGGCCTCGACGACGTCGAGATCGGCATGACGACGACCTTCAACCGTGACCTGGAGCTGGAGAGCATCGACCTGGTCACCCTGGCCGGTCTGCTCCAGGAGCGGTACGGCGACCGGGTCAACTTCGCCGAGTTCCTGGCCGGCATGGAGTTCGACGAGATCATCGAACTGACCGTCGGCCGACTCGTCGAGTACGTCGTGACGAGCCTGAAGGACGCGGGGGCGAGCTGA